In Phlebotomus papatasi isolate M1 chromosome 1, Ppap_2.1, whole genome shotgun sequence, the following proteins share a genomic window:
- the LOC129798669 gene encoding uncharacterized protein LOC129798669 yields MRNPSNSEVFSIVAISLVFLQLTSGTGTHGNNGIGPFQNVANRATYGVCTSTVGYGTCMRRADCLQAGGETPPGDCAMKGTYCCTGFMGCGDTAHLKRVYIEREDIFDMNCNHNIIMINENICQLRLDFEEFELSEPTIVGGVPMCLVDSFQVKDFELCGVNDGQHVYVDVTPGTQLNVELTFTLMDRVTNPALVNPRWRILVTQIECAPAAAAFARGGRALMEDVPIEVVEDSREPRVLHSAPPAYILDQDILAPRGCLQYFPNPSGMIESFNFQNGMGTYPGNMNYAICFRRRPNDKRITFTTHFFQLGFTILSADNEGYDNICFTQIESPGRSEDYLFIPQAVRQTFPNVRASYFCAQSLANTSVIATQSGPFVIHFNSDSLYEPQRPEIGFRMSYQIS; encoded by the exons ATGAGGAATCCATCCAATAGTGAAGTTTTCTCCATTGTGGCCATATCACTGGTATTTTTGCAGCTCACAAGTGGCACTGGTACCCATGGCAATAATGGTATAGGTCCATTTCAAAATGTAGCCAATCGAG CTACCTATGGTGTTTGCACGAGTACGGTGGGCTATGGAACATGCATGAGAAGGGCAGATTGCTTGCAAGCTGGCGGAGAAACTCCACCGGGAGATTGTGCTATGAAGGGAACATACTGCTGTACTG GATTCATGGGATGCGGCGATACAGCGCATCTCAAGAGAGTCTACATTGAACGTGAAGACATTTTCGATATGAATTGCAATCATAACATCATCATGATTAATGAAAATATATGTCAG TTGAGACTTGACTTTGAAGAATTTGAATTGTCAGAACCAACAATTGTAGGCGGTGTTCCCATGTGCCTTGTTGATTCCTTCCAAGTAAAGGACTTTGAATTATGCGGTGTTAACGATGGACAACACG TGTATGTCGATGTAACTCCTGGAACTCAGCTCAATGTGGAGCTCACATTTACTCTCATGGATCGTGTGACCAATCCTGCCCTTGTGAATCCCCGCTGGAGGATTCTCGTGACACAAATTGAGTGTGCTCCCGCAGCTGCAGCATTTGCTAGAGGTGGCAGGGCATTGATGGAAGACGTTCCGATTGAGGTCGTGGAAGATTCCAGAGAACCCAGGGTATTGCACTCAGCTCCACCGGCTTATATTCTCGATCAGGATATCCTGGCTCCACGAGGATGTCTTCAGTACTTCCCGAATCCCAGTGGTATGATTGAGTCATTCAACTTCCAGAATGGCATGGGTACCTATCCAGGCAACATGAATTATGCCATTTGCTTCAGGAGGCGCCCCAATGACAAGAGAATCAC ATTCACGACGCACTTCTTCCAATTGGGCTTCACGATTCTCTCAGCGGATAACGAGGGCTACGATAATATTTGTTTCACCCAAATTGAGTCACCAGGACGCTCTGAAGATTACCTCTTCATCCCTCAAGCGGTACGCCAGACTTTCCCCAATGTACGTGCCAGCTACTTCTGTGCCCAGAGTTTAGCAAACACTTCTGTTATTg CCACCCAATCAGGACCGTTCGTCATCCACTTCAACAGTGACTCACTGTATGAGCCCCAAAGACCAGAAATTGGATTTCGGATGAGCTATCAAATCAGCTAA